One window of Paenibacillus albicereus genomic DNA carries:
- a CDS encoding Ldh family oxidoreductase yields MTSVTIVPAQELRRFAEEAFRACGAPEATARTAAEVLCYADENGFDTHGVANLERIYVARMLDGRIDPQAEFELTAETASIAALDARGGLGLAVGARAMELAIDKAAQTGIGCVAVRRSSHFGSAGYYTQQAVRRGMIGIAMTNLGSQAIARPPGGSAAMLGTNPIAMGAPGEGHPPFQLDMSTTVVATGKIKAALRRGEPIPEGWLVDGEGRPVTDPAAYEEGWGHLQMLGGDLSTGGAKGFGLALLVDILCGALSGAEMGPHERLLSPEGRAAGAEDVGVGHFFLAIDPARFRPDGGFERDMGGMLGALLACPPAREGGRVVYPGYLEAARARREQVELDETLAAQLFELAGRLGLAPLRERAGAERA; encoded by the coding sequence ATGACAAGCGTTACAATCGTGCCTGCGCAGGAGCTGCGGCGGTTCGCGGAGGAGGCGTTCCGGGCCTGCGGGGCTCCGGAGGCGACGGCCCGGACGGCCGCCGAGGTGCTCTGCTACGCCGACGAGAACGGCTTCGACACGCATGGCGTCGCCAATCTCGAGCGCATCTACGTCGCGCGGATGCTGGACGGCCGCATCGACCCGCAGGCGGAGTTCGAGCTGACGGCGGAGACGGCCTCGATCGCGGCGCTGGACGCCCGCGGCGGGCTCGGCCTGGCGGTCGGAGCGCGGGCGATGGAGCTGGCGATCGACAAGGCGGCGCAGACCGGCATCGGCTGCGTCGCGGTGCGGCGGTCGTCGCATTTCGGCAGCGCGGGCTACTACACGCAGCAGGCGGTGCGCCGGGGCATGATCGGCATCGCGATGACGAACCTCGGCTCGCAGGCAATCGCCCGGCCTCCGGGCGGCTCGGCGGCGATGCTGGGCACGAACCCGATCGCCATGGGCGCGCCGGGAGAAGGACATCCGCCGTTCCAGCTCGACATGAGCACGACGGTCGTCGCCACCGGCAAGATCAAGGCGGCGCTGCGCCGGGGCGAGCCGATCCCGGAGGGCTGGCTCGTCGACGGCGAGGGACGGCCGGTCACCGATCCGGCCGCCTACGAGGAAGGATGGGGCCATCTGCAGATGCTCGGCGGCGATCTGTCGACCGGCGGCGCCAAGGGCTTCGGCCTCGCGCTCCTGGTGGACATCCTCTGCGGGGCGCTGTCCGGAGCGGAGATGGGGCCGCATGAGCGGCTGCTCTCGCCGGAGGGCCGGGCGGCCGGCGCGGAGGACGTAGGCGTCGGGCATTTCTTCCTGGCGATCGATCCGGCGCGCTTCCGCCCGGACGGAGGCTTCGAGCGCGACATGGGCGGCATGCTCGGTGCGCTGCTCGCTTGCCCGCCGGCTCGCGAGGGCGGCAGGGTCGTCTATCCGGGCTATCTGGAGGCGGCTCGGGCAAGGCGGGAGCAGGTGGAGCTGGACGAGACGCTCGCGGCGCAGCTGTTCGAGCTGGCCGGGCGGCTCGGACTGGCCCCGCTGCGCGAGCGGGCGGGGGCCGAACGCGCCTGA
- a CDS encoding Gfo/Idh/MocA family protein, with protein MARKVGLIGMGVISKFYVHAMKNEAGLPQLAAVCDLHPERIAAFQEEGLHAYTDYRELLRQQNLDAVIVNVPNDKHYEICREAMLAGKHVCCEKPMTLTLQEAAELAAWSRSTGKTMFTAFHRRYNVHFQQALERLSTRDQIASVEACYLEKIEEHAGEDRWYLDPARCGGGCIADNGPNVYDTLAYFLGRLDVVSADISWTGKADTEARVELVSETGVPVTVHLDWAYPHGEKKEVLIRLKDGTELRVDMLAGFEAFKSSLFHEYAEILRDFDAKIEAGGCHGEDGLDAVRLVRDTYLAETVRS; from the coding sequence ATGGCACGGAAAGTCGGATTGATCGGAATGGGCGTCATCTCTAAATTCTATGTGCACGCGATGAAGAATGAAGCGGGCCTGCCGCAGCTGGCGGCCGTCTGCGATCTCCATCCCGAGCGCATCGCCGCTTTTCAGGAGGAAGGGCTGCATGCCTATACGGACTACCGCGAGCTGCTGCGCCAGCAGAATCTCGACGCGGTCATCGTCAACGTCCCGAACGACAAGCATTACGAAATCTGCCGCGAGGCGATGCTGGCGGGCAAGCATGTGTGCTGCGAGAAGCCGATGACGCTGACGCTGCAGGAAGCCGCGGAGCTCGCCGCCTGGTCGCGCAGCACGGGCAAGACGATGTTCACCGCGTTCCACCGCCGCTACAACGTGCATTTCCAGCAGGCGCTGGAGCGCCTCTCGACCCGCGACCAGATCGCCTCGGTCGAGGCGTGCTACCTGGAGAAGATCGAGGAGCATGCCGGGGAGGACCGCTGGTACCTCGATCCGGCGCGCTGCGGCGGAGGCTGCATCGCCGACAACGGCCCGAACGTGTACGATACGCTCGCCTACTTCCTCGGCCGGCTGGACGTCGTCTCGGCGGACATCTCCTGGACCGGCAAGGCCGATACCGAGGCGCGCGTGGAGCTCGTGTCCGAGACGGGCGTTCCGGTAACGGTGCATCTGGACTGGGCATACCCTCACGGCGAGAAGAAGGAAGTGCTCATCCGGCTGAAGGACGGCACGGAGCTGCGCGTCGACATGCTGGCGGGCTTCGAGGCGTTCAAGTCGTCGCTGTTCCACGAGTACGCGGAAATCCTGCGCGACTTCGACGCCAAGATCGAGGCGGGCGGCTGCCACGGGGAGGACGGGCTGGACGCGGTGCGGCTCGTGCGCGACACGTACTTGGCGGAGACGGTCCGCTCGTGA
- a CDS encoding DUF6917 domain-containing protein: protein MKLADKRVVRGRFVKLLHHKRTDRGMRLMEERTRCIRQGDIHELVTTTQASAVAGDAIDRVGFLGFAEFEAGGVVQRGDRVVAGGRVLGEVLGFDECHFPNHYNILIAAAELLASGDVGLEVEQAVRFEPGEEIGD, encoded by the coding sequence GTGAAGCTCGCCGACAAGCGGGTCGTGCGCGGCCGCTTCGTGAAGCTGCTGCATCACAAGCGCACGGACCGCGGCATGCGGCTGATGGAGGAGCGCACCCGCTGCATCCGGCAGGGCGACATCCATGAGCTGGTCACGACGACGCAGGCGTCGGCTGTTGCCGGCGATGCGATCGATCGCGTCGGCTTCCTCGGCTTCGCCGAATTCGAGGCCGGCGGCGTCGTCCAGCGCGGGGATCGCGTCGTTGCCGGAGGACGGGTGCTCGGCGAGGTGCTCGGCTTCGACGAGTGTCATTTTCCGAACCATTACAACATCCTGATCGCAGCCGCGGAGCTGCTGGCGTCAGGCGATGTCGGGCTGGAGGTCGAGCAGGCGGTACGATTCGAGCCGGGAGAAGAGATCGGCGATTGA
- a CDS encoding nucleotide sugar dehydrogenase, protein MELLSKLESRQARIGVVGMGYVGLPLALEFAGAGFAVTGIDLSEDKVARLRRGECYIPDVQEKMTAAALARFEATTDFAAIAGLDAVCICVPTPLTRNQEPDLSCITSAVEQLGAYLKPGALVVLESTTYPGTTDELVASALAPDGRQAGRDYFLCYSPERVDPGNKTYRIRNTPKVVGGSTPRCLELGVKLYESIVERVVPVSSTRAAEMSKLLENTFRSVNIAFINEIAQLCDRIEVNVWEVIQAAATKPFGFMPFYPGPGIGGHCIPLDPMYLSWKAKGENFFSRFIELSQDLNRNMPRYVVQKTADLLNRSGKSVKNSSILLLGMAYKPDVGDWRESPSLEIYDLLHEKGARLTVHDPHCAGVRTEKGHRPEQAAELDPHRLASYDCILLLTAHSAFDLGEIARSGVPVLDTRNAFAGYDAASIVRIGDAMPGPDERERALAIV, encoded by the coding sequence ATGGAGCTGCTTTCGAAGCTGGAGAGCCGGCAGGCGCGGATCGGCGTCGTCGGCATGGGATATGTCGGGCTGCCGCTGGCGCTTGAGTTCGCCGGGGCGGGCTTCGCGGTGACGGGCATTGACCTGTCCGAGGACAAGGTCGCCCGCTTGAGGCGAGGAGAGTGCTACATTCCCGACGTCCAGGAAAAGATGACGGCGGCGGCGCTGGCCCGCTTCGAGGCGACGACGGACTTTGCCGCGATCGCCGGCCTCGACGCGGTCTGCATCTGCGTGCCGACGCCGCTGACGCGCAATCAGGAGCCCGATCTGAGCTGCATCACGTCGGCGGTCGAGCAGCTCGGCGCCTATCTGAAGCCGGGGGCGCTCGTCGTGCTCGAGAGCACGACGTATCCCGGCACGACGGACGAGCTCGTCGCCTCGGCGCTCGCGCCGGACGGGCGGCAGGCGGGCCGGGACTATTTCCTGTGCTACTCGCCCGAGCGGGTCGATCCCGGCAACAAGACGTACCGCATCCGCAACACGCCCAAAGTCGTCGGCGGCAGCACGCCGCGCTGCCTGGAGCTCGGCGTCAAGCTGTACGAGTCGATCGTCGAGCGCGTCGTGCCGGTCAGCTCGACGCGCGCGGCCGAGATGTCCAAGCTGCTTGAGAATACGTTCCGCAGCGTCAATATCGCCTTCATTAACGAGATCGCCCAGCTGTGCGACCGCATCGAGGTCAACGTCTGGGAGGTCATCCAGGCGGCGGCGACAAAGCCGTTCGGCTTCATGCCGTTCTACCCCGGTCCCGGCATCGGCGGCCACTGCATTCCGCTCGACCCGATGTATCTGTCGTGGAAGGCCAAGGGCGAGAACTTCTTCAGCCGCTTCATCGAGCTGTCGCAGGACCTCAACCGCAACATGCCGCGGTACGTCGTGCAGAAGACGGCCGATCTGCTCAACCGCTCCGGCAAGAGCGTCAAGAATTCGAGCATCCTGCTGCTCGGCATGGCCTACAAGCCGGATGTCGGCGACTGGCGCGAGTCGCCGAGCCTGGAAATCTACGATCTGCTGCATGAAAAAGGAGCGCGGCTCACCGTGCACGACCCGCACTGCGCCGGCGTGCGCACGGAGAAGGGGCATCGGCCGGAGCAGGCGGCGGAGCTCGACCCGCACCGTCTCGCCTCCTACGACTGCATCCTGCTGCTGACCGCGCACTCGGCGTTCGACCTGGGGGAGATCGCCCGCTCCGGCGTGCCCGTGCTCGACACGCGCAACGCCTTCGCCGGCTACGACGCCGCCTCCATCGTGAGGATCGGCGACGCCATGCCGGGACCGGACGAGCGCGAGCGCGCGCTCGCCATCGTCTGA
- a CDS encoding B3/B4 domain-containing protein, translating into MFTAIHVAEQVRRELGEVEVYGREIGLDERAAAAPPDTAAWNEIHARWRGRSKADVADDPRIRAYSEFYRSIGLDPKKTPPSVQNLLQRFFIKDELARLPLIHPAVDAVNLAALEHRIPLGAFDSGAVVGSLRLDFTQGGEPFQGLGEPEAAELPAGVLVLADGEKVLSRFCYRDGEAQKVTAATRSVWLLGCQVPGIPRAEVEAALDAAAARLERTGVRTAG; encoded by the coding sequence ATGTTCACAGCCATCCATGTCGCTGAACAAGTCCGGCGCGAGCTGGGCGAGGTCGAGGTGTACGGGCGCGAGATCGGCCTGGACGAAAGGGCGGCCGCCGCGCCGCCCGACACCGCCGCCTGGAACGAAATCCATGCCCGCTGGCGCGGCCGCAGCAAGGCGGACGTCGCGGACGATCCGCGCATCCGCGCCTACAGCGAGTTCTACCGCAGCATCGGGCTTGATCCGAAAAAAACGCCGCCGTCGGTGCAGAACCTGCTGCAGCGGTTCTTCATCAAGGACGAGCTGGCGCGGCTGCCGCTGATCCATCCGGCCGTCGACGCGGTCAACCTGGCCGCGCTCGAGCACCGGATTCCGCTCGGCGCGTTCGACTCCGGCGCGGTCGTCGGCAGCCTGCGGCTCGACTTCACGCAGGGGGGCGAGCCGTTCCAGGGACTCGGCGAGCCGGAGGCGGCCGAGCTGCCTGCCGGCGTGCTCGTGCTCGCCGACGGCGAGAAGGTGCTCTCGCGCTTCTGCTACCGCGACGGCGAGGCGCAAAAGGTGACGGCGGCGACGCGCTCCGTCTGGCTGCTCGGCTGCCAGGTGCCGGGCATCCCGCGCGCCGAGGTGGAGGCCGCGCTCGACGCGGCCGCCGCCCGTCTGGAGCGGACCGGCGTTCGGACGGCCGGATGA
- a CDS encoding MFS transporter, translating into MSGRLGSPLARAGGLIRRYDSALWIRICGNAVTATTTFLIRPFLALYLYEQSGGSLLLAMLVIGLQPFASMVTSFVGGGLSDRLGRRPVMIGALLLQAACMGAYAFAEQVWTFAAITAVMGVGSALFNPAANAMVADVVPGERQREVFALLHTASNVGAAFGPAVGLLLLRAGENVVFAAGAALLLAYLFLVLSKVPETRPGSARRQAGAVARGADAEQQGASPGAADGADAAEGRTPAVPEAADAADAARGRTLSAPDAAARRRALLGMTSLAMPIGLVFALVISILPFHFGESFARPEDVLASLMTFNGILVISLQLWIIARTKRMSASFAAAVSYGMFAAVSVGYAFSTVLLLLFVVELVFSVAEMLIGPHLQNTVAELAPEQERGYYFAIFGLHMHVPLAIGPVLGGLLYSATDGAVLFSALGALFVACGILQALLIRRIRSGGLGAARRAGSAAIDASA; encoded by the coding sequence ATGAGCGGCCGTCTCGGCTCTCCCCTCGCCCGCGCCGGCGGCTTGATCCGGCGCTATGACTCGGCGCTCTGGATCCGCATCTGCGGCAACGCCGTCACGGCGACGACGACGTTCCTGATCCGCCCGTTCCTGGCGCTCTACCTGTACGAGCAGTCGGGCGGCTCGCTGCTGCTCGCGATGCTCGTCATCGGCCTGCAGCCGTTCGCCTCGATGGTGACCAGCTTCGTCGGAGGCGGGCTGAGCGACCGGCTCGGCCGCCGCCCGGTCATGATCGGCGCGCTGCTGCTGCAGGCGGCGTGCATGGGCGCGTACGCCTTCGCCGAGCAGGTGTGGACATTCGCGGCCATCACCGCCGTCATGGGCGTCGGCTCGGCGCTGTTCAACCCGGCCGCCAACGCGATGGTCGCGGACGTCGTCCCTGGCGAGCGGCAGCGCGAGGTGTTCGCGCTGCTGCACACCGCCTCCAACGTCGGCGCCGCCTTCGGCCCGGCGGTCGGGCTGCTGCTGCTGCGCGCCGGGGAGAACGTCGTGTTCGCCGCCGGAGCGGCGCTGCTGCTCGCGTACCTCTTCCTCGTGCTGTCCAAGGTGCCGGAAACGAGGCCGGGCTCGGCCCGGAGGCAGGCGGGCGCGGTCGCCCGAGGAGCGGACGCGGAGCAGCAGGGCGCGTCGCCCGGAGCCGCCGATGGGGCCGATGCGGCCGAGGGCAGGACGCCGGCCGTGCCGGAAGCCGCCGATGCGGCCGATGCGGCCCGGGGCAGGACGCTGTCCGCGCCGGATGCCGCCGCGCGCCGCCGGGCGCTGCTCGGCATGACATCGCTGGCGATGCCGATCGGCCTCGTCTTCGCGCTCGTCATCTCGATCCTGCCGTTCCACTTCGGCGAGTCGTTCGCCCGTCCCGAGGACGTGCTCGCCTCGCTGATGACGTTCAACGGCATCCTCGTCATCTCGCTGCAGCTGTGGATCATCGCGCGCACGAAGCGGATGTCCGCCTCCTTCGCGGCGGCCGTCTCCTACGGCATGTTCGCCGCCGTGTCGGTCGGCTACGCATTTTCGACCGTCCTGCTGCTGCTGTTCGTCGTCGAGCTGGTGTTCTCCGTGGCGGAGATGCTGATCGGGCCGCATCTGCAGAACACGGTCGCCGAGCTCGCTCCGGAGCAGGAGCGCGGCTATTACTTCGCCATCTTCGGCCTGCACATGCACGTTCCGCTCGCGATCGGCCCGGTGCTCGGCGGCCTGCTCTACTCCGCGACGGACGGCGCCGTGCTGTTCTCGGCGCTCGGCGCGCTGTTCGTCGCCTGCGGCATCCTGCAGGCGCTGCTCATCCGCCGCATCCGCAGCGGCGGCCTGGGCGCCGCGCGCCGCGCCGGCTCCGCCGCCATCGACGCCTCGGCCTGA
- a CDS encoding ATP-grasp domain-containing protein, translated as MTTSRKIAVIHRFGDVVLGGFVDYSRVIDHSRDQVVYFVNARGRKDIAAVEPLAAEVHELAELEAFEPLRAAFEGASERLGGFDLLLALSEFDLSHAARLRSELGIPGVGLDRISLYRDKIVMKERLRRDGIRVPRFLDGAEEDAAVAFARETGYPVIVKPRRGAASQGVRKAEDERQLREALRAVHEAGTAGDCQVEEFVAGPIFHIDGLVKDGELAFYAPSQYVGGCLGFAEGRPNGSFIVTDRQELRDRLQRFTEEVLRSLELSDGCFHLEVIDRDGREAVFLEIGARMGGAETPFLTVDLYGVNLCEEWMRIELGTFEPLQAPQEGVHGGLIQFPEPPGTPAEVVSVSSLLGVVPEIYDEWTPKPGEILDGKGSYYHISGRYRLRGESEAAVEKAILRAMGLFRIEARPLAAVEG; from the coding sequence ATGACCACATCCCGGAAAATCGCCGTCATCCACCGCTTCGGCGACGTTGTGCTCGGCGGCTTCGTCGACTACTCCCGCGTCATCGACCACTCCCGCGACCAGGTCGTCTATTTCGTCAACGCGCGGGGACGCAAGGACATCGCCGCCGTCGAGCCGCTGGCGGCCGAAGTGCACGAGCTGGCCGAGCTGGAGGCGTTCGAGCCGCTGCGCGCCGCGTTCGAGGGCGCTTCCGAGCGGCTGGGCGGCTTCGACCTGCTGCTCGCGCTGTCGGAGTTCGACCTGAGCCATGCGGCGCGGCTGCGCTCCGAGCTCGGCATTCCCGGCGTCGGCTTGGACCGCATCTCCCTGTACCGGGACAAGATCGTCATGAAGGAGCGGCTGCGGCGGGACGGCATCCGCGTGCCTCGCTTCCTCGATGGAGCGGAGGAGGACGCGGCGGTCGCGTTCGCCCGCGAGACCGGCTATCCGGTCATCGTCAAGCCGCGCCGGGGCGCGGCGAGCCAGGGCGTGCGGAAGGCGGAGGACGAGCGGCAGCTGCGCGAGGCGCTGCGCGCCGTGCATGAGGCGGGCACGGCCGGGGACTGCCAGGTGGAGGAGTTCGTCGCCGGCCCGATCTTCCATATCGACGGACTGGTCAAGGACGGCGAGCTGGCGTTCTACGCGCCGTCGCAGTATGTCGGAGGCTGCCTCGGCTTCGCCGAGGGGCGGCCGAACGGATCGTTCATCGTCACCGACCGGCAGGAGCTGCGGGACCGCCTGCAGCGCTTCACGGAGGAGGTGCTGCGCTCGCTGGAGCTGAGCGACGGCTGCTTCCATCTGGAGGTGATCGACCGGGACGGCCGCGAGGCGGTGTTCCTGGAGATCGGCGCGCGCATGGGCGGGGCGGAGACGCCTTTCCTGACCGTCGATCTGTACGGCGTCAACCTGTGCGAGGAGTGGATGCGCATCGAGCTGGGCACATTCGAGCCGCTGCAGGCTCCGCAGGAGGGCGTGCACGGCGGGCTGATCCAGTTCCCCGAGCCTCCCGGCACTCCGGCCGAGGTCGTCTCGGTCTCCTCGCTGCTCGGCGTCGTACCGGAAATCTATGACGAGTGGACGCCCAAGCCGGGCGAGATTCTCGACGGCAAGGGCTCCTACTACCATATCAGCGGGCGCTACCGGCTGCGCGGCGAGAGCGAGGCGGCGGTCGAGAAGGCGATCCTTCGGGCGATGGGGCTGTTCCGCATCGAAGCGCGGCCGCTGGCGGCCGTGGAGGGCTAG
- a CDS encoding ATP-grasp domain-containing protein gives MEQTRKKLLVVADLGGSPPDLRTLAELADVYVYIPRPSAVTARYMEDVGRYAHGVLKERTACPPGGYEHPASVTFTGARPYTLTEEQLADRIAEAAVLFGADGILFGGAENIVLSVAKAAERLGLRSAGVHGAVQARGKLEMRQAFRAGGAPGPDFRPIYGERDLAAAARELGYPLVLKPTYLACSIGVTRLDGSRDPAEVFREVQASLGSSEEDRLLFGGECLFLAETYMEGCAEDWYGELAPLYGDYVSVEGMMVDGVYHPVAITDKAPQHSEFTETAHLVPSALDAEAQRIIVEACRLANEALGLRTCPTHTEVKLLKGRRVGIIETAARFGGWNIVPQLRDVYGIDMTRAWALAVLYGSANGLPPSALREAPSARCNLRLYLEDDARTQVGGAYVYAGYEREGLLPDGVRLAAEQELPVGSVVRRVAGQNAMSFVSTLQLEAERPQALAAAVRRIRSAVRLRLAAADGAAGLAAAEAPGEGAAAEASAGAAGLAAAETPGEGAAAEASAGARPAAAAEGEPEPARDGQPLQESFSF, from the coding sequence ATGGAGCAGACGAGGAAGAAGCTGCTCGTCGTGGCCGATCTCGGCGGCTCGCCGCCCGATCTCCGGACGCTCGCGGAGCTGGCGGACGTCTACGTGTACATCCCGCGCCCGAGCGCTGTTACGGCCCGCTACATGGAGGACGTCGGGCGCTACGCGCACGGCGTGCTCAAGGAGCGTACCGCCTGCCCTCCCGGCGGCTACGAGCATCCGGCCAGCGTCACGTTCACCGGAGCGCGTCCGTACACGCTGACGGAGGAGCAGCTGGCGGACCGGATCGCCGAGGCCGCCGTGCTGTTCGGCGCGGACGGCATCCTGTTCGGCGGCGCGGAAAATATCGTGCTGTCCGTCGCCAAGGCGGCGGAGCGGCTCGGCCTGCGCTCGGCCGGCGTGCACGGCGCCGTGCAGGCGCGCGGCAAGCTGGAGATGCGCCAGGCGTTCCGCGCCGGCGGAGCGCCCGGCCCGGACTTCCGGCCGATCTACGGCGAGCGCGATCTGGCCGCGGCCGCGCGGGAGCTCGGCTATCCGCTCGTGCTCAAGCCGACGTATCTCGCCTGCTCGATCGGCGTCACGCGGCTCGACGGCAGCCGCGATCCGGCGGAGGTGTTCCGCGAGGTGCAGGCCAGCCTCGGCAGCTCGGAGGAGGACCGGCTGCTGTTCGGCGGCGAGTGCCTGTTCCTCGCCGAGACGTACATGGAGGGCTGCGCCGAGGATTGGTACGGCGAGCTGGCGCCGCTGTACGGCGACTACGTCTCCGTCGAGGGCATGATGGTGGACGGCGTCTACCATCCCGTGGCGATCACGGACAAGGCGCCGCAGCACAGCGAGTTCACGGAAACGGCGCATCTCGTGCCGTCCGCGCTCGATGCCGAAGCGCAGCGGATCATCGTGGAGGCGTGCCGGCTCGCCAACGAGGCGCTCGGCCTGCGCACCTGCCCGACCCACACCGAGGTCAAGCTGCTGAAAGGCCGCCGCGTCGGCATCATCGAGACGGCCGCCCGCTTCGGCGGCTGGAACATCGTGCCGCAGCTGCGCGACGTGTACGGCATCGATATGACGCGCGCCTGGGCGCTCGCCGTGCTGTACGGCTCGGCGAACGGCCTGCCGCCGTCGGCACTGCGCGAAGCGCCGTCCGCGCGCTGCAACCTGCGCCTCTATCTGGAGGACGACGCGCGCACGCAGGTCGGCGGCGCGTACGTCTATGCGGGCTACGAGCGGGAAGGGCTGCTGCCGGACGGCGTGCGGCTCGCGGCGGAGCAGGAGCTGCCGGTCGGCAGCGTCGTGCGGCGCGTCGCCGGGCAGAACGCGATGAGCTTCGTCTCGACGCTGCAGCTCGAGGCGGAGCGGCCGCAGGCGCTTGCGGCCGCCGTGCGCCGCATCCGTTCCGCCGTGCGGCTGCGGCTGGCGGCGGCGGACGGGGCGGCCGGACTGGCCGCGGCGGAAGCGCCGGGCGAAGGGGCGGCAGCGGAAGCGTCGGCCGGCGCGGCCGGACTGGCCGCGGCGGAAACGCCGGGCGAAGGGGCGGCAGCGGAAGCGTCGGCCGGCGCGCGGCCGGCAGCCGCTGCGGAAGGCGAGCCGGAGCCCGCTCGCGACGGGCAGCCGCTGCAGGAGTCGTTCTCGTTCTGA
- a CDS encoding c-type cytochrome — protein MKTAWAAASAALILALLAGCGSSAERGEASLEGPEEAVALYKQSCISCHGTDLKGRMGPASDLHDVGARLSEPEITRQIEQGGASMPAFGERLTADEIRVLSGWLSGLGKSE, from the coding sequence ATGAAAACAGCTTGGGCAGCGGCTTCGGCCGCGCTGATTCTCGCCCTGCTCGCAGGCTGCGGAAGCAGCGCCGAGCGCGGAGAAGCGAGCCTTGAAGGTCCAGAGGAGGCGGTCGCGCTGTACAAGCAAAGCTGCATCAGCTGCCACGGCACCGACCTCAAAGGGCGCATGGGGCCGGCCAGTGACCTCCATGACGTCGGAGCGCGGCTGTCGGAGCCGGAGATCACGCGTCAGATCGAGCAAGGCGGAGCCTCCATGCCCGCCTTCGGCGAGCGGCTGACGGCCGATGAGATCCGCGTCCTGTCGGGCTGGCTGTCCGGCCTCGGCAAAAGCGAGTAA
- a CDS encoding helix-turn-helix transcriptional regulator, whose product MDRNESVIIRHRLRQLHATFSMASASELQPGKHGELLLHDQHCLVLPVTGRCEIQIKGKSSHVAEAGGLYYYREGVQTSCVVREGEPFRFYWISFHLDAGSTEFIRLLKLPIRSRIDDPERVKTLFRQLADSRSRRTLSDELKARAVVMELVAFFLEEGLRSGEMLSEHPELQLLSGVLSYIDEHLMDALTVEELAKLAYLHPNYFITYFRSLTGLTPIQYVNQRKIEYARELLDSGELPVQEAARAIGLNNPYFSRLFKQQIGLSPRRYRQLMAERREHLEQQEKQQPALPEAGPWLEEFAWLDEPQASPHAIARPIASLA is encoded by the coding sequence ATGGATCGGAATGAATCGGTTATTATTAGGCACCGGCTGAGGCAGCTGCACGCCACGTTTTCGATGGCATCCGCCAGCGAGCTGCAGCCGGGGAAGCACGGAGAGCTGCTGCTTCACGACCAGCATTGTCTCGTCCTGCCCGTTACGGGACGCTGCGAGATTCAGATCAAGGGCAAAAGCTCGCATGTCGCCGAAGCCGGCGGCCTCTACTACTATCGCGAGGGCGTCCAGACGAGCTGCGTCGTGCGGGAAGGAGAGCCGTTCCGCTTTTATTGGATCTCCTTCCATCTCGATGCGGGCAGCACGGAATTCATCCGCCTGCTGAAGCTGCCGATCCGCTCTCGGATCGACGACCCGGAGCGGGTCAAGACGCTGTTCCGGCAGCTCGCCGACAGCCGCAGCCGAAGAACGCTGTCCGACGAGCTCAAGGCGCGGGCGGTCGTGATGGAGCTGGTCGCCTTTTTCCTGGAGGAGGGCCTCCGCTCGGGGGAGATGCTGTCCGAGCATCCCGAGCTTCAGCTGCTGTCCGGGGTGCTGAGCTACATCGACGAGCATCTGATGGATGCCCTGACGGTGGAGGAGCTGGCGAAGCTCGCCTACCTCCATCCCAATTACTTTATCACGTATTTCCGCAGCCTGACAGGACTGACGCCGATTCAATACGTCAACCAGAGAAAGATCGAATACGCCCGGGAGCTGCTCGACAGCGGCGAGCTGCCGGTGCAGGAGGCGGCGCGCGCGATCGGCCTCAACAACCCCTATTTCTCCCGCCTGTTCAAGCAGCAGATCGGCCTCTCGCCGAGGCGCTACCGCCAGCTGATGGCCGAGCGCAGGGAACATCTGGAGCAGCAGGAGAAGCAGCAGCCCGCGCTGCCCGAAGCCGGACCGTGGCTGGAGGAGTTCGCTTGGCTGGACGAGCCTCAGGCGAGTCCCCATGCCATCGCGCGTCCGATCGCCAGCCTGGCCTAG